The following is a genomic window from Bacteroidota bacterium.
CCGGTTTCGATGATTGCGATGTCCACTTTTTTTTCTGAGAAATATTCAAACGCAAGTGCCACGGTCCATTCGAAAAAAGACGGTTCCGTTTTTTCAAATATATTTTTATTCTTTTCTACAAAATCGACAATGAAATTTTTACTGATCATTTTACCACTCACACGAACGCGCTCGCGGAAATCTTTCAGGTGAGGAGAAGTGTACAAACCGGTTTTGTATCCTGCTTCCTGCAGGATGGAAGCGAGAAGATGTGATACCGATCCTTTCCCGTTTGTTCCTGCAATGTGAATGGAACGAAAATTATTTTCAGGATTTCCGAGTGTATTGCAAATGGAGATCGTATTCGAGAGATCGGCTTTGTACGCAGCCGGACCGATGCGTTGAAACATCGGCAGGCGTGCATACAAATAATTCAATGTTTGGGAATAGTTCACCGAAGGGTGAATTTAATATCGATCGAAAGTAATTCATCAACCGGTGCGCTGCTATCGGCATTGAAAACAATTTTGTAAGCCGACTGAGTTGCGGTTGCACGCAGCGTGTTGTTGCTTGTTGTTCCTCCATTGCCGATCTCCGCACGTGTAACTTTTCCATCGCGATCCACATGAACAAGTACCACAACAATTCCTTCTTCCTGCGTTGGATTTACAATTTCCGGTTTCGATTGGATGTGGCGATAACTTGTTCCATTGTTTCCGCCATTTCCTCCGTGACCAGGATCTCCGCCATTGTTTGGTCCCGGGCCATCACCACTTCCGTTTCCCATTCCTCCAGTGTAAGGATCACCATTTCCCTGTCCGCCGATGTTGATGGTGGCTTTGCCTTTGTTCTTGTTGAAATTTGCGAGCAGTTGATTGAGTTGTTGCTGCGTGAGCGAACTGTGCACATTCGGATTCGAAGAAATATTATTTGAATTCGGATCGGTTACACTTCCGCTGCTTATGGGATTTGTCGCCGTGCTTGCACTTCCTCCATCAGTAGTTCCTGCATGGCCCGTATTTCCCTGCGAACCTCCGCCCTGCACACTTGCAGTTCCACCGCTTCCGTCATCGAATCCAACTTCGACAGCGATCACTTCCGGATCGGGGGGAATTGCAGGAATTGGAGTGATGATCTTCAGAAAAATAAGAATGAGAAGAAGTGTGATGGCAAACGATGCAGAAATGATCCACGCGAAAATTTTCGCTTTCCGTTCGTTGCTTTCTTCTCCAATCGTGTAAGCGAGTGTCGTTGCCATGGCTATCTGGATGTTTTAGCTGACAATACCATTTTCAATCCGAGCCGGCTTCCGATCTGCAGCACATCTGCAAGATCCTGTACAGTGAGTGTTTTGTCCAGGACGAGCATCACGCTTTTTGTATCCTGTGCTGTTGTTTCGGCAAGTAACGCCGGTTCCATCTGGTCGATGGTAATTGGCAGGTTGTTTACGTAGTAGTTATGCTGTGCATCCACAGCGAGCATCACGCTTTTATTATTCATCGGGCTCACGGTTTTCGAATTCGGAAGATCGAGCTTGATCACATTCCTGTTCGCGATCGTGGAGAGAATGATGAAGAACAACAGCAGGAAGAACATGATGTCGTTGAGCGAATCGGTGAAGACCTCTGCGCCTTCCCTGTTTTTCCTTCTGAGATTCATGAGTCGTGTGTTAATAACAAACGTAAAACGGAAGCAATTATTATTTGCCGGGTTCGTTGATCATGTCGAGAAATTCGAGTGTGGAGCGTTCAATTTTTTTGGAAACAGAATCAACGAGCGAATTGACGAAGTGATAGAACACAAATGCGATCACACCCACGGTGAGCCCTGCTGCAGAGGAAAACATTTTCAAATACAACCCGTGGGACACCTGCTTGATGCTCACTTCCCCGCTTGATCCGGCTATGTCGTGGAAAATTACAATAACACCCATGATCGTTCCTATGAAACCGATCATTGGCGCCATGCGTGCAACAAGATTGATGAAGTGAAGATTTTTTTCGGCGCGTGTTATTTCCACTCTTCCTGCAATTTCCATTGCTTCAGAAATTTCTTTCGTTGGTTTTCCCAATCGTGAAATTCCTTTTTCGATCACGCGCGGGATGGGGCCGCTTTGTGCGCGGCATAATTCTTTTGCTGAATCGATCTTCCCGTTCATCAGGTAATCGCGGATGTTGTTCATGAAATTGCGATCGAGTTTTCCTGCTTTCGAAACAACGATGAGGCGTTCGATGGCAAAATAAATTGCGAGCAACAAAAGGATCAGCAGCAAGATCATGAGTGTGGTCATGAACGGGCCGCCGCCGGTGAGAATTCCCATTGGCGTATTGACATCCTGCGTGGGCCCCGATGCAGCGGGAGGAACTATTCCTGCATTCTGCACAACTTTCGAAGTGTCATTCGCTGCATTCCCTGCCTGGAGAAGTAAATGGAACATGGAGATCGTTTTATTATAGAACGTTTACAATCTCCCGAAATTATTCTGAAACGAAAGGCCTCCGGGAAGAGGCCTGAGCCGATTTTCAACACCGGCGTGTTCATTCCCATGAGGCCTTCGCTGTCCTGTCGCTAGCAAACAGAACCTGCAGTGAGAAATGTGCGGATGATGAGTGAAAAATTTCTGCAGAAAAAATATTTGCAAACTTTCACAATCATGCACAAACATTCACATTCACTTCGACAAAATAAAATGGATGGGCTTGCGGTAAAGAAAATTCACCAGTCTTCCATTGTTTTTTCCGGGTATCCAGTCGGGCATTAGTTTCGCAACACGCAAAGCTTCGCGATCAAGCAACGGATGAACTCCTTTGATCACTTTTACATCCGTTACTTTTCCTTCGGTATTTACGATCCACGAAAGCCAGACTGTTCCTTCGATGTTCTGTTCTTTCGCAGGTTCGGGATAATGCGTGTTCTTCGGCCACCAGATATCGATATTCGGAAATTGCGGCGGATCACTTGCATAATCAATTGTGTCCGGTACAGGAGGATCATGATGGCCGCAATCTTTACAGCCAACAGTTCCTGTATCGACGGGGTCAACTCCTGTTCCGCCTTTTTTTCCATTCGGATCTGCACCTGATGAATCCACCAGTTTCGTGATCACATCTTTCAGTGTGATCTGCGGAGTGGTGAATGCTTTGGTTGCAGCTCCTTTCGGAGGTGGCTCAACGATCGGTTTTTCTTTTTTTACTTCATCTGTTTTCTTATCATCATGCGGAATGGTCATGGTGATGATCTTCACCGGCCCGTCATCTTTCGGACGGTCGGCAGCAACTGCAGAAGGAAGATGAATGAAATAAGATCCGATCGCTGATGCGAAAATTGCCGACGCAACGAACGCGGAGACCAGTACATTTTTGCTGTACCGTTTCCGGATCTGGAATGCGCCGTAGGCCTTGTGCCTTTTCTCAAAAACCAGTTCATTGAAACCGGCATTGAGGACGAATTTATTGTCCATGCGATTTTTGTTTTTAGTGATGGGTTAAACAATTGATGTCTTTCACCTGCAATCGTAACGGTGATTCAGTTGATGCGGCGCGGGAGGATGTGGCATGTAGCGCGGGGATGAAATGCGCTGTGAGGATTTGCCTTCGCCGTATTCAGGTAATGCAGGAGTAGATTCAGTTCATTCGGAGTGATTGGGGTTCCGTATTGTTCTACGCAATGATAAATACAATGGATCAGTTTCAAAATCTGTTTTTGATATGTGGCGCAGAGAGGTCAACCACTGGTAGGCCCGTGCATACCGGAGAAAAAATGATTTGGAAATTTATCCCTGCTTCTGTCCTTCATCATCCGGTTGCACAAAAAAATATTTCATTCCGCTTATGGAATTTACATTCCTGCAGAATCTGCAATATCTCCCTGAAAAATCGGGAAGAAAAAAAATGATGAGAAATTTTATTCCTGTTTAATGAAAGTTCCGTCGGGTTTGAATTCCGCTTCCATTCTTTTTCCGTCCACTTTGAATCCGGCTTCATAGATCATGTGTCCGTCTTCGCTTTCTACTTCCCATTCTGTTCCCTGTGCGGAAGGATATTTCGTTTGGAAAGCAGAGGAAACAGCAGAAGGAACATCGTCATTTACGATCTCGAATTCAGAGCAGCATCCTGCGAAAAACGGGAGGATAGCTGCGGCAATAAAAATTTTCTTTTTCATGGGTAATGGTTTGAAAAGTTGAATGCTAACTTAATGAGAATTCCTGCAACAGCAAAAAGACGCAGCAACAAGTGAATTGATAATTTTTCAAATCCGGAAATGGGATGGAGAAAAAAGGACGTGCTGTTTTTCAGATCAGTTCTTTCAGCGCGATCACAAAAGCCGTCTTCGCAATATTTTTCGAAGAGGAAGAATCGGCATGTACTTTTTTCAATGCAGTGTGAATGGTTTGGGAAACATCTCCGAAGATAGCCGCGTCATTCATTTCCACACGTTCGCCCATGAGGTACGCGAACACGCGCGCCATTCCGCAGTTGGAAATAAAATCGGGGATCACGCTCACTTTCGAATCGGCATATTCTCCAACGGGCCCGAAAAATATTTCTTTATCGGCAAAC
Proteins encoded in this region:
- a CDS encoding biopolymer transporter ExbD, coding for MNLRRKNREGAEVFTDSLNDIMFFLLLFFIILSTIANRNVIKLDLPNSKTVSPMNNKSVMLAVDAQHNYYVNNLPITIDQMEPALLAETTAQDTKSVMLVLDKTLTVQDLADVLQIGSRLGLKMVLSAKTSR
- a CDS encoding MotA/TolQ/ExbB proton channel family protein — encoded protein: MFHLLLQAGNAANDTSKVVQNAGIVPPAASGPTQDVNTPMGILTGGGPFMTTLMILLLILLLLAIYFAIERLIVVSKAGKLDRNFMNNIRDYLMNGKIDSAKELCRAQSGPIPRVIEKGISRLGKPTKEISEAMEIAGRVEITRAEKNLHFINLVARMAPMIGFIGTIMGVIVIFHDIAGSSGEVSIKQVSHGLYLKMFSSAAGLTVGVIAFVFYHFVNSLVDSVSKKIERSTLEFLDMINEPGK
- a CDS encoding TonB family protein, which encodes MDNKFVLNAGFNELVFEKRHKAYGAFQIRKRYSKNVLVSAFVASAIFASAIGSYFIHLPSAVAADRPKDDGPVKIITMTIPHDDKKTDEVKKEKPIVEPPPKGAATKAFTTPQITLKDVITKLVDSSGADPNGKKGGTGVDPVDTGTVGCKDCGHHDPPVPDTIDYASDPPQFPNIDIWWPKNTHYPEPAKEQNIEGTVWLSWIVNTEGKVTDVKVIKGVHPLLDREALRVAKLMPDWIPGKNNGRLVNFLYRKPIHFILSK